A genomic window from Hyla sarda isolate aHylSar1 chromosome 8, aHylSar1.hap1, whole genome shotgun sequence includes:
- the LOC130284647 gene encoding uncharacterized protein LOC130284647 — MVNRRRQQRMTQRRCKRYWVHPINSLRDSLGHIRKLYDELRRYPEKFFNFVRMPMEAFDKLLDILDPHLQLQDTRMRQAISPREHLMITLRFLATVESFALLYLQFRVDKSTISGIVKSTCHVIWQYLQPISMPSPTQETWLQAAAGFQSVAQFPNCIGAVDGKHVRVQKPPGSGSQYFNYKKYFSMVLMAVADASYKYIAIDVGAYGSTGDSRVLRTSEFGRQVLQDQVTLPPPKPLPGTTHLVPFVMVSDEAFPLMTNLLRPYPQRGLNARKRVFNARLSRARCFVECTFGIMSSKWRIFTCAMQLDEATVDAVIKAACVLHNYVRDYDSPDIEVDTHKALNDEPINWGSGRPSNRAVLVRETFADYFMSPEGAVLGKFNQPW, encoded by the exons ATGGTCAATCGTCGTCGCCAGCAACGTATG ACTCAGAGAAGGTGCAAAAGATACTGGGTGCACCCTATCAACAGCCTTAGAGATTCCCTTGGCCACATCAGAAAACTATATGATGAGCTTAGAAG GTATCCCGAAAAGTTCTTCAATTTTGTGAGGATGCCTATGGAGGCCTTTGACAAATTGCTGGACATTCTTGATCCTCACCTCCAGCTTCAGGATACAAGAATGCGTCAAGCCATCAGTCCCAGAGAACATTTGATGATCACGTTgcg atttcttGCAACAGTGGAGAGTTTTGCATTGTTGTACCTCCAATTCCGGGTTGATAAATCTACCATCTCTGGAATTGTGAAGTCAACATGCCACGTGATCTGGCAATACTTGCAGCCCATTTCAATGCCCAGTCCAACCCAGGAGACTTGGCTACAGGCAGCAGCAGGCTTTCAGTCTGTAGCACAATTTCCAAACTGCATAGGCGCCGTCGACGGGAAGCATGTACGAGTGCAGAAGCCACCGGGATCAGGATCCCAGTACTTCAATTACAAGAAGTACTTTTCTATGGTCCTGATGGCGGTGGCTGATGCCAGTTATAAGTACATTGCCATCGACGTCGGCGCCTATGGTAGTACTGGGGACTCACGGGTGCTGAGGACATCTGAATTTGGGCGTCAAGTTTTGCAAGATCAGGTGACTCTGCCTCCACCAAAACCTCTTCCTGGTACCACGCATCTAGTCCCCTTCGTCATGGTATCGGATGAGGCTTTTCCTCTGATGACTAACCTGCTGCGCCCATACCCACAGAGGGGACTGAATGCCCGAAAGAGGGTTTTCAACGCAAGGCTGAGCCGGGCACGATGCTTCGTGGAGTGCACCTTCGGGATCATGAGTAGTAAGTGGAGGATCTTCACCTGTGCAATGCAGTTGGATGAGGCCACAGTTGATGCAGTCATCAAAGCTGCGTGTGTCCTCCACAACTATGTCCGCGACTATGATAGCCCGGACATAGAAGTGGATACACACAAGGCTTTGAATGATGAGCCAATCAACTGGGGCTCAGGTCGTCCATCCAACCGTGCTGTACTTGTGAGAGAAACCTTCGCTGACTATTTCATGTCCCCCGAAGGTGCAGTGCTTGGCAAGTTTAATCAGCCTTGGTGA